ACTGACTCTTCCAGGGTGTCTTATCTGCTGAACAACTGTAGTAATGATGTTGTGGAAAATGTGGCAAgatttgtatgcatgcacacaaaagctcataccaatgacaaacttagttggtctctaaggtgctactggaaataatttttttactaTGAAATTATGTCACCATAGGTCCTAAGAGCCATTTTTGAACCTCAGtggacagttttatcctaaagtatctcTTACTATGTTTTGTTAACtgtgttgtgttctgatccatgtatacaatgcactttttctatgccaataaagattgattgataCCCAACATCAGCAGCAGAAGATGACATAATACCCAGTTTATTAGGTTCAATTGACAGTCATAGGATAGTGAATTGGTAAAGGGTGATATAGTAATGAGCTATGGTGCGTACTTCTCACTGCATAGGCCCAATTTTGAAAACACGCTGACCTTTAATAAATGATTTTTGGCCTGCTGAAATCCAATCTTTAGCTTTTAATCATAAATCCACACAATTTTGCAAAGAAGTATTCCCATTTAAAGTGCTAGCATGAATCCCAAAGGAAAGAAATACCCAGCTCCTGCTTGATTAGCATAGAGGAAGTCAAAATATGGATAATTAGTCTCAAACAATAGTAAAATCTGAAAGCTTTGTTATCTGAAAGCTTTGTTATCTGAAAGCTTTGTTATCAGCAAGGAAGATGTTTCTATTGCCCTGGTGCTCCAGCAGATGACAATCTCTCCAGCAGATAACAATACTGTCCCCCTCCTGAAGGGGATAGAGACAATATTACATATGACAGGGGAATACCTGGTACTGGGATAATAGCTTCATgaatgcacaggaaactgaggcgGTGCCAAAAAAAAACATGCTAAGGAGCAAAAAAATTACAAGAAGGAATCAACTGGAGGGAATAATGCattgtttcagttgtctctatactAATGCACGGAGTATGGAAAACAAGCAAGTTGAATTTGACCTCTTAATACAGGTTGGCAAATATTAGCTAAAAGGCATTTTAGAAACATGGTGGGGTGAgcctcatgactggaatgtataAATTGAGGGTCTATTCAAcaggaatagaccaaacaggaaggaaggagcagcagcattAAATGTAATagatgtgtacacttgtgaagagatccatgacTTGGAGCATGGAAGGACTGAGAGTATGTGTAGGAGAAGGAAACAGTAGTAGCCTTACTGTGGGCGACTGCTATAgacctccaagccagactgaagacttggatgatgcttTCCTAGACCAGATTACCAAACAGTAAAAAAAGGATAGATATAGTAGTTATGTGAGACTTAAATTACCTATATTTTATATTGTATCACAATTTCAAGTatatttcccttttattttttctattttttctgttCATTTGCTTTATTTTCTCACGGaaatttttcaataaaatataaatatttaggcttgcaagagaggtttaaaataattttaaacagtATTTGGCTACATTCAAAGCAAGGGGAACACCACGCAAATAATAGGTCCTCTGCGTGGAGATGATGAGAGAAATGctgttgggtgacagagagagggCAGAACTGCTCAACTCCTACTTTACTTCTGTTTTCGCCCAGGAGGAAAGCAACCCAACCTGGTGATaccagaataaatgatgcaaggagggagctacaGCCCAAGATAGGTAatggaacacctagctactttgaaTGAATAAATATCCAGGGTCTGATGAGCTCTGCTCAAAGGTACAAAAGGAGTTTGCCTCTGTCTGTAATTTTAGAGAATTATTGgggaacaggtgaggtccctgaagACTGGAaacaggcaaatgttgtcccccatcttcaagaagggggaaaaagaagacTGGTCAGCTTGTCTTCCACACCAGGAaaagtcctagaacagataattcaacatcTGGTCTGTGAACACTTAGAAaatgatgctgtgattactaagacccagcatgggtttctcaaaacaagacccattgttgttcaatgtctttcaAAATGACTTGGATAaaggaattgaggagatgctcatcaaatctgcagattaCACTAAACTGCAAGGGATAGCTAATGCCGCAAAAGAcagatcaggattcaaaatgaccttaacagattggagaactggacccaaacaaacaaaatgaatttcaatagaaaCAAATGTAAGGCAGATGGACCAGCTGCAGcgtaagatgggggacacctggcttgcccatagcacatgtgaaaaggagaccacaagcttaacatgaatcaacagtgtgatgcagtagcaaaaaatctaatgctattctaggctgcatcaacagaagtactgtATAGTGTCCAAATGAAGATAAGTCATAGTaccgctctgttctgccttgatcACATAAGTATTAATGTAATGGATGTAGAGTATAAAATCTACATGAAACAGCTGGGATAGGTTAACCAGGAATTTGGAGTGCAATGCTACTAATATACAAATGATACTGAACTCCATTTCACTTTTCCATTCAATTCCAAGGAGGTGAAATTTTGGGAGGCATATAGAAAAGCAACTAAGTAGAAAACCTTCAGAAACAATGGTAGTATGCGTACCAGTCAGTTCAATCAATGATTAAGATAATGATTGCTACTCCAAATATTTctatggagttgttgtttttaagggcaAACTAAATCACCTATTTCAAAAAGCAGTACGTAATGTGCCTTTTTCTTTGGCAGTATTGTGATAGTAAGCACCTGGATTCAACAAAAATGTTGACACCAAAGGCCAGTGCAGACTTAACATAGCTCTTCACTTTATCATGATATTTAGTTTTAAAATCCCCTAACAACTTGCCACAAATCTTAGAACCTTCATAGCATTAATCTTGGCTATCTTAAACAAACTTTGAAACCAAGGTCTAAAGCAGATTTCAAATCCTGTTTCATATGGGCCTAAAGTTGAAGTGGGGAATTGTGGAGAGAGAACACTTAGTCTCACAGCATTatttttattctcccccccccctttgcttcttAGGctgatgtacatggttctccccacccccattttatcctcacagcaactctGTGATACGGACACAGAGATGGTGAGTAGCCCAAAGCTTCacagcagaggaggaaatgaACCTAGGATTCCGGAGGCCAAATCTGATACTTGATCTAGAGTACCGCACTAGCTTTACTTCTACACCAACTCCCAAAATACAGATAAACAGCAGAAATTTAAAGCTGCAAGCTCAAAGAGTTTAAACAATgtttataccaatgacaaacttagttggtctctaaggtgctactggaaggaatttttttattttgtttcgactgtcagaccaacacggctacctacctgtagtttaAACATTAACTATAGCTGTAGTTGATTCATTGCTAGGgcaaattttaatttttgtaccTTAAAGTTAGCAGACATGTTTTGCAGGGGGCGGGGTTTGGTTTGGATTGGTTTCTTTAACAGAAAATAATCAAATATTAAATATGTCTTTTCGTTCTAGCACGTGGCAGGTTTGGTTTAGGTTCTCAGAGTTCTTTCAGTATTCCTGAAATGCATATTTGTTGAAGTTTTGGTAGCAATGAGACATATGCATGATCGATCAATCAATTGATTATCTACCTTTTAGCTTGATCTATCAACTAAAAATATTCAGTTGAAAGCTCTACAAAACGTTATTTCTTTTGTACTTACTAATAGCTGAACAAGATCTGCATGTGCAGCTTCTAATCTGCGTTGGCAATCAGGAATCATCATTCGAGATTCTTGCAAGACCTCAATCTGCAAAATGGAAGCTCATTAAATATATGAACTATTCAACTTTAATACAAACTCTACTGCTTAAGCTAGCTGCTTAAAATAATGCAGACATATTGAAGTTACTCATAtatacaataattttaaaaaagtactcAAGAATACTTTTTAAAACCAAAGCAAGGTCAGCTAAAAAGCTTTCcatgaaatatttgtttttaaaaaactatttaatATAAACTATTTCGCCTGCTGTCAAAAACAGCTTCGTCCAAAATGGGATCAGCTGGTTATATAAATATCTCCTGCATCTTTTtggtaataaataaaaactgttcAGATAATACCACACAGAGATAATTACTGCATGAAAAAAGTTATTGAGTTATTGATCACATTGTATGCTCACTGCAGGAGGTTCTGACTAAAAGACAAAGGTAAAGTAAAATGAAAACCAAAGACCAGCAGGCTCATATTTTTGATGCTTATCATGCATAAAAAGTTATTACTCATTCTTGTGCTTCATTTTAGGAGAGAGATTATTCTCACCATGCTTTTTGAGCAAAATTACCGGTCTGGCACCCCCCTGAATTTGAACATCTTGCATACATCTACAGAAAACAATTTTGTAATTGCATACAAAATCATGGAATGTTTTTAACCCTCAAAATCATGCACTGAAAATGTGGTGTAAACAGCTAATTCTATCATGTATCCAGCCAGGATAGAAATGAAAATTAATTAACAGATCTATTAAGTGTAATAATTCTTACAACAATTGTATGAATTTTAAGCCCTCACACAATTTTATTTAAGCAAAAGTATTAATGGAATCCAGTGTGTGCAACTGCAAGTCATGGAAAAAAATATGTCCACAATATGGCTGACATGTAGACAGAGTATACGTTCTGTCTTCAGAAAACAAGCAACAACTCCAGTGACCAGAAGCTGCcattctgaatttattttataatGTTGTTGCTTCTTTCAACCTATAAAGCCCTGTGgtaccaaaaggaattaaagTAGCTTCTTAATAGCATagccactagaccaggcatccccaaactgcggccctccagatgttttggcctacaacttccatgaaccctagctaacaggaccagtggtcgggcaagatgggaattatagtccaaaacatctggagggccgaagtttggggatgcctgcactagaccaaGGTATCTCAAACAATGTCACATTAAGCTTCCAACTATGATAACCAGAACAGATTTCAAGGTCCACATGTAATTGTGGACCAAAGTATGCAAAATGTAAGAGATCCATGGTCAGAATCAtccgtttttctttctttctacacaaACACTGGGGATACAAAAGTGGCAGATGGGATTCTTCCAATTATTCCTTTCCAGCTACtattagcttgggggggggcacacagctaCCCATGTTTTCCCCAGTGGAGTTAATATGTTAGAATCAGAGAAAAGACACTGGTGTAACATGTTAGCCTGCCTCATCAAATCCTGAAATCAGTATTGCAAAATTGCTCATTCCTGTGTGAAGATCCTGATCAAGTATTTTCTACGTCCTGTCTAGTCTAGTTTAGCCATATGACAATTCTCCAACAAGGTGATACACAGGGTGACATCTATACAGTAACTTGTCATCAAAAATGTCAGCTCTACTTCAATGGCAACCAAAGTCTACTTCCCAATGCACTTTACCCACTATTAAGTGTTTTACTACCTTGAGAATACTTGAGAAAAAACAGACATTGAGGGCAGAGGGAATATGGACACTCCACTCTCAGTATAAAAATGTGTGAAAGTATTTTTCTTATTGATACCATAACTTACTCCATGTACTTTCTTACAACAAGAGCAACACTTGCACCGAAGTTGTTAAACTTCTTCCCTTTGTGGATTTCACTAGAAAGATAGAGCACCTAAACTAAAAGGGGAGAGCAAATTGGGGAGCACTTTATGTCCATTGTATTGAGTCTAAATGCCTCTTAGCAAACTATCATTAAAATAGCATAATAGCTTCTCATGATGATACAGCAATTTAGTTAAGAGGTGTTAACATgcagtatttaaaaaacaaacaaaccaacaaccatAACTCTAAGAGGCTTTCAGTTAATAGAAATGATGCATGCATAAGGGATCAGGGATCTAAAAGACTTCATGTGTATCCACTTGAATTAAAGACCACAGAGTCCATGCTTATAGTTATACAACAGCACCAGGACAGTCTGCACCATTACAATAGAATGTCTATACCCTATAAGCCATAACGGTGATGGGCACTGTAACTTAAAGCAAATCAGTATCTACAGGCTaggaataaatttttattaaatttaaatactgCCCTCCATTCCaaggtcacagggtggttcacaacaggaaaatacagaatgagaacacaaaatatacataataaaacaaaaacaaaccaatagcctaccttccaaaaacacatttaaaaggacatagaatgctaatcagccaaaggcctgattatagagaaatgtttttgctagTTTCCCAAGGCATCAGGAAAACCTCCTGCGGTGAGTACCCCAGAAACGgggagggagccactgcagaaaaggttcattctcatgttgccacacaCCAGAGCTCTTGTTGAGgtggcacacaaagaaaggcttCATACGATGATTGGCTTCAGATTATGATTTCCAGGTTCGCTCTGGTTCATTtgtttaaggctttacaggtcaagAGCAGCcgtttgaattgggcccagacactaactggaagccagtgcagtggcaatgtgctcaaactgtcttgccctggtgGCCAATCTGGCCCCTGAAtgttgcaccagctgaagtttccaaaccttcTTCAGAGGTAGTcttacatataacacattgcagtaatctagcctggaggttaccagagcatagacaacagaagttaggctatgcCTCTTTGGATAGGGGTGCATCTGGGCGACCAACCCAAGCTGATAGAAGGCATTCCACACCATCGAGACCACCTGAACCTCAAGTGAcaagcaatggatccagaagtatcTCTAAACTACATAAACACACCTTTAGAAGGGGTGTAACccaatcaagagcaggcaaccttccagttatctggtctagggaaccacctgCTATGAGTGCCTCACTCTCaactggattgagcttcagtttgttggctatcatccagtccattacagaAGCAAGACAGCAGTCCAGCGCATCCACTgtcacacctgcagatgtaaagtaGAAGTAGAGTTGTGTGCCATTAGCGTACGCTGATAGCGCTCTCCAAAATTCCGGATGATCccattcagcagtttcatgtagatgttgggGGATcaaattgaaccctgaggaacccaaCACTGAAGGCTTCAAAGGGCTGAAGAGCagtccccaagcatcaccctctggaaacaaccatccaagtaggaccggaaccactgcaaagcagtgccacctaCCCATTCACATCCTCAAGCTTTACTGACTGAAACTCAGAACAGGACTGCACCATGCTCTGGACaccccttgagattcatctgctgtgGATATAAGCAATCTTGTCCTCAAAAAGCTTTGCAACCAAGTCACGGCTACCATCAGTTCTGCCACCTCTTTCAGGTCAGATGGTAAGAAGCCCTGCACTAACCAGAAAAGCTCTGCCTGACAGCACAATGAGCATGCAATGGAAGAagcaaagtatgccttctttggTGCCTTtactgccactaggtaggctcaATGATGAGCCCTCACTAGTATTTGACTGCATTCAACTAGATATTTCTTCTAGTTGTGTTTGAGTTGTCTTCCAGCTTGTTTTCTTGCCCTAAGCTTTGGAGTATATTAGGAAACCAAGCAGACTACAGGAAGTGGGATAGGGTGCTCAGGGGCAATAGTGTCAATGGCCCGAGCCATTTGCATATTCCTGAAGTTGGCCAGGGCTTTGAAAGGAGTGCCACTCTTAGCATCTAAAAATTTCCCCAGAGTCCTCTGGAAACTCATTAGATCCATCAGCCTCTAAGAGCAAGCCACCCTaataggttccccatctctgcaaaggggaaaaggtgctgaaagcctaaCTCTCAACAATAAGTGCTATTACTATGATAAGGGACTGATGTCAATATCCCTCCCCTTTCAGATCATCCTCTTCCTGTCCAGTTGTGAAAACAAGGTCCAGATTGTGGTCTGCCAGTGCATTGGGCTGGTGTCATGTTGGGACAGGCCCTGTGAAGTCCTGAAAAGATTGCCTGGAAAGAGATGGAATATCTACAGACTACAGCaacacccacccccaaaacaaacgctcaagtctgccctgatgctGCATCAACTCCACCCTGTTCACCTACCCAGGTCTCAGTGAAACAGATCAACCTCCTCATTCATAATCAGATCATGGATGTGGGTGGCCTTACTCAGAGCTGCCCTGCCTTTCAGCAACAGCTGCAATTCCACAGGTTGGAGGAAGGGCTGGCACATGGCATAGTCACTAACTGCCAGTGCCATGCACTGTGCAGGGAGGGCAAAATTTCTAATCCTTGAAACCTGTTACAGAGCACCAATGACCAGTTATTTCACCCCAATGCTTATTTTGTTACTATTTCTGCAAACCATTAATATTTCTAGAATTAACTATGTAGGCAATCATTTTTACACCCAAAGTGAAGATACACAGTCTAGGCTGCAGGCAGGTGAGAGGAAGTTTAATTCCTTTCCCTGGGGCCTCAACTTGGGAGACTTCTAGTATAGCACTGAATATTCTTTTTATATGTCCACAAAAAACCAaatttgaaacattaaaaaaatcttgcACAATACTTTTCAGTTAAAAATAACAACTGAAAACATATATTCATGAACTATGAAGTTCCTTACCTGTTTTTTAATTGCATAATTTTCAGAATCTTCAGCTTTCATTTTCTCAATCTTTTCTTCttgctgttttgcttctttttcatACATAACCTTTTCTTTTGCcaagctgcatacaaaaataatgaATTAACTTTTTCATTATAAAAGCTAATACAAGTTTTCCTAACTGAACGGTTACAcacatagaatagaataatttcaAAATATCATCATCATTCCATGTtctattattcattaaattttattttaattgtatattgaTACATCATACCGGTATATAGCTTGTGATTCAAAGAACTGCTCAGGCTCTAGAGCAAGGCTTGATCAGTGCAATGCtggcttttatttcttttgaaaaGCTGCCATCTATGTCctatcacaaactgcttttgaataatcctcaatttttttaaaaaaaaagttcaccaaACAGCATGGGGGTCTGTTAAAGTCTGAAACCCACTTTGTCTCCTGTGGCAATTCTTTGGATGCCAGCCATTGTTTTCCTATCTGATATTCCTCACTTCCACATACCCCAAATACAGAATATGGATGTCTGGATTTGACTGAAAGTATCTAGCAGCCACGGGATGCAGGtcgcactgtgggttaaaccacagagcctagggcttgccgatcagaaggtcggcggttcgaatccctgcaacagggtgagctcccgttgcttggtcccagctcctgccatcctagcaattcgaaagcatatcaaagtgcaagtagataaataggtaccgctacaggaggaaggtaaatagcgtttccgtgtgctgctctggttcaccagaagtggctttgtcatgctggccacatgacttggaagctgtatgccggctccctcggctaataacgcgatatgagcgccgcaaccccaagagtcggtcatgactggacctaatggtcaggggtctctttacatTTACCTATCTAGCAGCCACAACTGAAATAATGCTTGTTTGTAGATCTTGAAGTTTAGAGGAAGTAGGTCTTCTATTAGTGATTGTACTTAGAGCCCTTTTTTGTCATCCAGGCTCACAGCTTTGGTAAAATCTAAATTCACTGCTGAACCTAGTTGCCCAGGTTATAACAGTGACCAGAAGACTTTCCACCAACTTTACCTAGTAAAACTGCATCTTGGTTGACCTTGCAACAATCATATGTATCTTTTAGTTTTGAGGCTTGATTACTTATGTGCTCTGGTATAAGACTTTCCCTAAGGAAAGTCAAAGTGATGTGGCATATTTTTAATGGAGGATGGCAAGCAGGAACACACATAGTAGAATTCCAGGATCTGTCCTAGTCTTTCATACTCAATGTGCCAATGACCAAAATACTAAGCTCAAAATGCCTCCAATACTAAGTTCAATCATAGCCTCAATAAGGAGCATCCTCTTCTAACAACACCATCTTTGTTGCAAAGGATATTTTGACAGCTGGTCCTTGAGGAAGGAAGGCCCAATCACACAAGCCTTACCAAAACCAATTTTCTACAAGCAATGTATGACTCTTGAATTTCATCTAGTTTTTGATAGCCAGAGGATTGTAGAAGAGAGCTACAGTATTCCAATATTGTTAATAATCCAACTCTGCAGAATGggccaactctatgagtctaaaACAGTAGATTCTATGTAGACACCAACAGAGGTTATACTGATTATTGATCATATAATTCTAATTCAATCCTACTGTGAGCAATTACTGAAGTTCAGAAGTGTGTTAAAGTATTAGCATCACAATAAAATTGCTGACTTGAATTTAAGAAACTAAATTTTAGCCTCAATACTTGATTCTGGTTTTagaacaggattgccttcaaccAACTTCTTTTGTCAGTTGTTGTATTTTCTCTCCAATGTAAATTCTGATTATCATAAAGAGCAAAAATACAAATACTAGAACTAAGAGGCACAATCTGTAGCTTAAATATAGAGGTTGGTGTACTTTCTAAACAACACATACTATGGTTAAATTTCATTTAACTATTAAAAATAATGCCAAATAAATCAAATGGATAATGCCAAATAAATCAAAACTAGAATACACCAGACTTGAAAAAAAGACAATGGATCCAATCACTCTTTTTCAAActataaatgttttctttttaaattttgacACTTacaaaagagtttttaaaaaagtaatttcatGTCAAGACCACaaagtttaaggtttttattCATTATTACCTTGTTTTATCAGCAAAGTTATGATAAACTGAACAATTTCTACCAACTTCCTCAATTCACCACAAGCTTTTGTGCTTCCACACCTGTTGTCCTCCTACGTTCCTTGAATCCAAACTATACAACAGTGACAAGAACATATATAAATCCAGATTTTCCAAGCCTTCCCtaatacaatcaaaataaaatacacaaactgTTAATGTACTTTGGAAAATATGATCAAAAAATCATTGGGAATGATCAAGCCAAACAAACAGTAAAGACCAAGGAATTTCAATAGGAAAGAAGTATGTAATTAAATTAGTGATTTAAAAATGGGATCTACCGGTAACTGTTTTAACTCTAGATATATCATAGCACCCAGTGTAACTTTTAGGGAAGAGATTTAGACCCAGGATTTAATTAGCCATTAAGATGCAGTTTCTTAAACATACAaggtttatattacattttaaaagttaattagaagaaaaagaataaaatataaatgtttaCATTCTGAATATTATTTTAATGTAACTTCACACATTTGTTCTGATGTTAGTTATACTAGTTCAGTTAGTAATATTAATGGTGTGCATTAGTGTTCGGAATGAaacttgttttttcttccttaaaaactAAATAATAAAACTGAAAGCAAGATACATTCCACAACCTGAGCGAGACTCAATACACACAGTGTTCTGTTCTGGCCTTcatatattaagtaaaagtgCTTAGTCTCTCTCTGAAATTGGAGTTATCAGTCACATAGAACTTTATTCATAAAACACAACATTGCAAGTCCTTGGCAGAGAACTGTGGACGAGCTTCTACATAACAAGCAACATCACAGTCAGAGCATCTTAATTCACCATAAATTTCTCATGATGTACATTCACAACTATTGAATACTTTTTCTGAATGGGAATTGTTGTCACGTATTCACCTCAGAGATGTTCAAAGAATTTTAAATCCACAacatatttaattaaatatatttctttacAAACTTGACAAACTATTGCACAATCatagaatatatttttaaagccaaAATAATATGGGCAAATAGTCACTCCTGAAATGTCAAGTGATTCTGTGCTATAATTGAAAACCAAAATCAATTAACTATATTCATTTTGAAATTAGATATATTAATGCAGTTTAAAGATGCTACAAATCTCCAAACACAAATTCATCCCCACCCCAAGCATGGATTTCTACAAAGCACAATCTCTAGAAAGCTTTCAGGAGACAAACGTTTCATGTTTTAGTGTAAAGGCATCGCATTCATCAACGCACTGGACTGACCTTGAAAATCACTACAGCTTTGGTTCGACACTTTTCAACAAAGTCACTACTGCCTCCTCTAAAACTCAAAAGGTAAGTGACCAACCTTCATTCTTTCCAATGTACCACTTGGGTAGACCCGGATATTGAGATGTATTTTAGAGAGATGGAAACTGAAATAAGACTTCATGTAGTTGGAAACAAGGTTACTGTTAGCCTTTTAACTTGAAGTATTTCACAAAAGCCTGACACTGTGCGTACATTTCTTGAATTCTCTGTGGAAATTCACACTGGATGTCACAGCAACACTGCGAGCCAAGAATTTTTCTGTTCTCATTTACTGTGTATGAAGTACACTTAAGGTTTGCTACAAAGAAATTAAGCACTGCCACATTAATGaatacaaacattaaaacaaataagctCTTTCACAAAGTCCTCCCAAAGCCTGACCTGAAGCCATCTTTTTAATTCCATAATCACGTCTGTCAATACTAAGCAGTTAGTCCAATGAGAGGTATTACCTGAGACTTGGGTCTGCCTTTCCTATTTGTAGAGGGATGATGCTGAATATGCTCCAGTTTCAGCCTCTATGCCTCTGACAGCTCTAAACTACAGCCAGTTTTATTTTTATACCAACACTATAAATCCAGCCATTTGCAATCCAGCTGCATGCTCATTAGCTGCGAACCGTAGCGGTTCAGCTCATTTCTGCTCATTCTACTAATCTCCTGTCTTTACTCCATTTATTTgccacttttgctgctgctcctccacaAACTACAACACTGCCCCTTCTAAGATTAATTGATCATCAATTTAATCCTAATTTGGACCAAGTCAGGTGGTAAATGGACCACTTTTGCTTGATTGTTAGTGAAATGTGTGCAAGCACATTGATAAATTTTGATTATTTATCAATTACCACCAAATGAAGTAAATCTATTGAATAAATTCTAGCCTGATTGCTATAATAGAGTTTGAAAATATCGCTATTGATAATGATTCTCGCTAATAGTCTTTTCCGACTGCAGTTGCTGAGTTGTCGGCACGACAACAAAGAATTCATTTTTCATAACATCAGCTGCGTATGCCTCAGCAATCCTTCATTAATCAGTTACATTATGGGGCCGCTCCTCCGTAATGTGTGTTGCTTTGCTCAGAAAGCCTAAAACACTTTGTCATATTTTATGTCAATTACCAGTAATTTTAATATCCTTCCATCAAGGCATCTTGTAATAGTTAGCATATGCTACAGTAAG
This region of Zootoca vivipara chromosome 11, rZooViv1.1, whole genome shotgun sequence genomic DNA includes:
- the TBCA gene encoding tubulin-specific chaperone A: MADPRVRQIKIKTGVVKRLAKEKVMYEKEAKQQEEKIEKMKAEDSENYAIKKQIEVLQESRMMIPDCQRRLEAAHADLVQLLENEKELEEAEEYKEARSVLESIKLEA